ATTGATGACAATGTGGTGCGTTTTAGTCAGTACCCAGTCCATTTTATGTACTTTGACAACGCCACGCTTAATGGTAATCGCTCCGATGACAGTGATGGTGGCTACGCCTTAATGAGCTCGGAAAACATTGAGCTTGATGACAATCAAGTCAGTGGCGCCCGCGAGTTTGGCATATTGTTGAACATGTCGACCGCCTGTGAGGTACTAAATAATACCGTAGAAGCGGTGATTAACCCCCGCGCAAAAGAGATGTTTGATGGCGAAGGCAAAGGGGTGTTTATCTACGGAGCTCGTGATAATTCGGTGCACCACAATCGTTTTATCGGCTCTGAGATCGGTATTTCGATGGCACTGGGCGGTGAAGGTAACCTGATCTACGGTAATCAGTTTTTGGGTAACCAACAACAGGTGAAATACGTAGGCAGCGGTGCAGTGAACTGGAGTTACCAAGGCGAAGGCAACTATTGGGATAATCACCAAGGTTGGGATCTAAACCGCGATGGCATCAGCGATCAGGCCTTTGTTCCTAATGACGCACTCGATCGTCTCTTTTGGATCTATCCAGAAGCACGCTTCTTAATGGACAGCCCGGTAGTAGCGCTGCTGCGTTGGCTTGATAGTCAATTAAGCAAGCCCGCGCCGACAGGGGTTTACGATCCATTTCCGTTGATGGTGCAGCGCGATAGCAACCCCATCAACCCATTACTTACATCTGCTGGGAGAACCGGCGGTAACGACATCTAATGCCTAACTTGGGGCAGAGTCTCCAGCGCTGTGATAATGCGCTGACTTATTGGAACGGGTATAGATGACAAACGTAGTTGAAGTGACCCAACTGGGGAAACACTTCAGTGAACAGTGGGCGCTACGAGGGCTTAGCTTTTCCCTAGCGGA
The genomic region above belongs to Ferrimonas lipolytica and contains:
- the nosD gene encoding nitrous oxide reductase family maturation protein NosD, coding for MVIIINTKVYRLALLLALLLGSNGVIAATWLVNDDASLAAALAKAKAKDVLTLAPGLYQGGVEIATAVRLVGTGDAVFDAQGIGSGLIINASDVAVSGISVRNYGGDLYNKDAGILIEAGQSNITLRNNLLSGPGFGIRVDDSNGINISGNTIHGDVAVPVIMRGDGIHLKQVNDIVVEANQIDSVRDAIYLETGKGARIDDNVVRFSQYPVHFMYFDNATLNGNRSDDSDGGYALMSSENIELDDNQVSGAREFGILLNMSTACEVLNNTVEAVINPRAKEMFDGEGKGVFIYGARDNSVHHNRFIGSEIGISMALGGEGNLIYGNQFLGNQQQVKYVGSGAVNWSYQGEGNYWDNHQGWDLNRDGISDQAFVPNDALDRLFWIYPEARFLMDSPVVALLRWLDSQLSKPAPTGVYDPFPLMVQRDSNPINPLLTSAGRTGGNDI